The Pradoshia eiseniae DNA segment ACGCGTAGCCCTTCCAGGCGGCTGTGCGATTGGGTCTCGCCCAATTGACCAGCATTTAAAAGGATTCGAAGCAATGGGCGCAAAGGTTAAAGTCGGCAATGGATTCATCGAAGCAGAGGTTGACGGTCGTCTTAAAGGCGCTAAGATTTATTTGGACTTCCCAAGTGTGGGTGCGACGGAAAACATTATGATGGCTGCTGCTCTTGCCGATGGTGTAACGATTATTGAAAACGTTGCGAAGGAGCCTGAGATCGTTGATTTAGCTAACTATCTGAATAAGATGGGCGCGAAGGTCAAAGGCGCAGGTACAGCGACAATCCGTATCGAAGGTGTAGACAAACTTTACGGTGCAGAGCATCATATCATTCCTGACCGTATTGAAGCTGGTACATTCATGGTTGCTGCGGCAATTACAGGTGGAAATGTATTAGTACAAGGAGCCGTTTTAGAGCATTTATCATCCCTCGTTGCCAAAATGGAAGAGATGGGTATTATTGTTCAAGAAGAGAAAGATGGTCTTCGTGTAATTGGTCCAGATATCATGAAAGCTGTGGATATCAAAACGATGCCACACCCAGGTTTCCCGACAGATATGCAATCACAAATGATGGCCCTATTGCTTCGTGCAAAAGGCACTAGCATGATTACGGAAACGGTCTTTGAAAACCGCTTCATGCATGTAGAGGAGTTCCGCCGCATGAATGCTGATATCAAGATTGACGGACGTTCTGTCATTATTTCTGGTGATGCGAATCTGCAGGGTGCAGAGGTTTCTGCCACAGATTTGCGTGCTGCCGCTGCCTTGATCCTATCCGGATTAGTGGCTGAAGGCGTGACTCGCGTAACAGAGCTTAAGCATCTTGACCGTGGATATGTGAACTTCCATGGCAAATTGGCTGCTTTAGGCGCAGATATTGAGCGAATCAATGAAACAAAAGAACAAACCGAAATTATCGCTGAAAATGCTTAATTTTATTCATAGCAAATGATTGAAAAAGCCAGGCTCATGGTCTGGCTTTTTTGCGTTTGCTTGTTCCATTGTATGAGAATACAATCTTGATTATACAAATCAACTTATACACAGTTACCCACAGGACAACTCACAAGCTTTCAACAAGTTATGCACATTATTGACAATGTTATACACATGTTTATCCACATATCCATATAAGAAAATGATCATTTCATAAAATAAACCTTCATACATCAAGAAATAGAGTAAAAAAATTGTAGCATTTCGTCTAAAAATATTTTTCCACGGATTATCCACAGACTTATGCACACGCTGTTGATAATGGGGATAATTGTCCGAAAATAATGAAAGTTTGATAGACTAGAAGAAAAAGGAGGTGAATTAGAATGAAGAATTTAGATACCAGTCTTTTACTCAAGATTATTGTTTTGCTTGTCCTTGGCATCATCATTTTTAAGCTAGTGAATGTGCTGTTGAACCTCATTCTAGCTGCTGCTTTTGTGCTCATTCTCCTTAGCCTCTATCGGGATTATCAAAAACGAAACCGTTAAACCTGTACATATTCCCTTGAATCAGTTCATACATATGAAGAGTATTGGATAACTGAATAGAGGGGAGATAGCCATATATGAAGCATTGGAAGCCAGTCCTTTTCACACTCACCATCATCGGTATCGTCGTCATACTAATCCCAGCTCTCCTGGTGGTGCCTTTCTCAGGTCAGTTAGAAACCGCCGCTGAACCAGAGCAGCTCCCTAAAGTAAAGCAAAAGAAGGAGGATCCAGTGGCCAGCATCAATGTATTCCGAAATCAAACAAATACGGTCGAAACAGTCGATTTAGAGGATTATGTCGTGGGGGTCGTTGCCGCTGAGATGCCGTCAAGCTTTGAGATGGAGGCATTGAAGGCGCAGGCCTTAACCGCCAGGACCTTCGTGACCAAGACCCTCACCTCCCAAAAGAAGAAGGAGACTCCAGCCGATGCAGATATCACGGATACGGTTAATGACCAAGTCTACTTGAGTGATGAGGAGCTGCGGGCACAGTGGGGCAATCAATATGAGGAACGGCGAAAAAGAATCCAGGAGGCTGTCCAAGCAACGAAAGGACAGATTCTGACGTATAAGGATGAATTAATCACACCATCCTTTTTCTCCACAAGTAATGGCTACACTGAGAATTCTGAGGATTACTGGCAAAACTCCCTGCCATATTTGCGCAGCGTCGAAAGTCCATGGGATAAGAAATCACCGAAATACCTTCAGGAAACAAAAATAGCTTTAAGCGAATTCGAGCGCTTGCTTGGCATCCAGATTGGAAGCAAGACCGATATTGGTCAAATCATCTCACGTACGGATGGAAAGCGCATTGCCCAAATAAAAATAGGAGGCAAGACGCTCACAGGCAAGGAAGTGCGTGAGAAGCTCAATCTCAAGTCAAGTGATTTCACCTGGTATCGCACGGGCAATCAGATTGTCATCACCACGAAAGGCTATGGCCATGGAGTGGGAATGAGCCAATACGGGGCAAACGGAATGGCACAGGAAGGCAAGACATATAAGGAAATCATCGCCCACTACTATAAGGATGTTACAATCAATGAGGCAACCGCATACCTGCCAACCATTACGGCGAAGAAATAAATAATGTTTTTTAGGGATTGAGGATGCTTCTATTCTCAATCCTTTGTTTTGGTATTTGGTCTCCATATAGAGGCTTTGATTTTCATAGTTGAGTCAAAGATGAGCCACTAGAAAAGTTTACTG contains these protein-coding regions:
- the murA gene encoding UDP-N-acetylglucosamine 1-carboxyvinyltransferase translates to MEKIIVRGGNRLEGTVRVEGAKNAVLPVLAATLLASEGKSVLRDVPELSDVYTINEVIRNLNTEVTFSNNTVTVDASKPLFDEAPFEYVRKMRASVLVMGSLLARNGKARVALPGGCAIGSRPIDQHLKGFEAMGAKVKVGNGFIEAEVDGRLKGAKIYLDFPSVGATENIMMAAALADGVTIIENVAKEPEIVDLANYLNKMGAKVKGAGTATIRIEGVDKLYGAEHHIIPDRIEAGTFMVAAAITGGNVLVQGAVLEHLSSLVAKMEEMGIIVQEEKDGLRVIGPDIMKAVDIKTMPHPGFPTDMQSQMMALLLRAKGTSMITETVFENRFMHVEEFRRMNADIKIDGRSVIISGDANLQGAEVSATDLRAAAALILSGLVAEGVTRVTELKHLDRGYVNFHGKLAALGADIERINETKEQTEIIAENA
- the spoIID gene encoding stage II sporulation protein D, which codes for MKHWKPVLFTLTIIGIVVILIPALLVVPFSGQLETAAEPEQLPKVKQKKEDPVASINVFRNQTNTVETVDLEDYVVGVVAAEMPSSFEMEALKAQALTARTFVTKTLTSQKKKETPADADITDTVNDQVYLSDEELRAQWGNQYEERRKRIQEAVQATKGQILTYKDELITPSFFSTSNGYTENSEDYWQNSLPYLRSVESPWDKKSPKYLQETKIALSEFERLLGIQIGSKTDIGQIISRTDGKRIAQIKIGGKTLTGKEVREKLNLKSSDFTWYRTGNQIVITTKGYGHGVGMSQYGANGMAQEGKTYKEIIAHYYKDVTINEATAYLPTITAKK